One Treponema pectinovorum DNA segment encodes these proteins:
- a CDS encoding homocysteine S-methyltransferase family protein — translation MKKDFRAYIKEMVSKSLPVFLDGGMGTLIQEFAPNDYDIPEDVTVEHPQIIKKIHSLYLEAGANILTANTFGVLPLKLNSARYTTEQYINAAAKVMQEAVKEAEQSGNTNPHYLAWDTSQIGKLLEPMGSLTFDEAYENYKQAAILAEKAGFDVALIETMADLYEVKAAVLAIKESTNLPIIATMTFQENLRTLTGADVRTCVTYLESLHVDILGFNCGGSLKEGEQLAEQFLRYSHTPVLIQPNAGIPIVQKGKTVFLVKPEEFAQSQNKNRQKGAALLGGCCGTTPAHIKSLVELIKIEQGFSSPALKEEDSTCVCSYNQTVQIGGNAGPVIVGERINPTGKKKVKEALLACDMNFVLAEAESQINCGSQILDVNVGLPGIDESEMMIKAIKKLQSAFSTPLQIDSSEPQVIEKALRYYNGKALINSVNGKQEVMDSIFPLVKHYGGAIVCLCIDENGISPTAEGRAAVARKIIKEAHKYGIPTRDIVIDTLTLTVSSQQKEALQTCKAISILKDEFGSQGLKFILGVSNISFGLPRRDIINSRFFAMALYSGLDACIINPLSQPMTETFYGYRALANYDENCLDYIARYNGTNAPLYGVSADDIKKTGGEIPQNKVQTLSPKSEYTSLPENLSKDEKNLIDVIYKGFKDQSAPITKKMLEDKTEPVSIIDRCIVPALDMVGKDFEKGTKFLPQLLLSAETVSCAFEVIKNFLKESGNEQKSKGTIAIATVYGDIHDIGKNIVKAMLENYGFAVIDLGKNVPAEKILETVLQNDIKLVGLSALMTTTVTNMEKTIIFLRSSLKEKGKSVKIFVGGAVLTEDYAAQIGADYYSKDAMQSVAIAKEVFNG, via the coding sequence ATGAAAAAAGACTTTAGAGCTTACATAAAAGAAATGGTTTCAAAATCCCTTCCTGTATTTTTGGACGGCGGAATGGGAACTTTAATTCAGGAATTTGCTCCAAACGACTACGACATTCCAGAAGATGTAACTGTCGAACATCCACAAATAATTAAAAAAATACATTCGCTTTATCTTGAAGCAGGTGCAAATATTTTAACTGCAAACACTTTTGGAGTTCTGCCTTTAAAATTAAATTCAGCACGCTACACTACAGAACAATACATAAACGCTGCTGCAAAAGTCATGCAAGAAGCCGTAAAAGAAGCAGAACAAAGTGGAAACACAAATCCACACTATCTTGCCTGGGACACATCTCAAATTGGAAAACTCTTAGAGCCAATGGGCAGTTTAACTTTTGATGAAGCGTACGAAAATTACAAACAAGCCGCAATCCTCGCAGAAAAAGCGGGCTTCGATGTTGCCCTAATAGAAACCATGGCAGACCTTTACGAAGTAAAAGCGGCAGTTCTTGCGATAAAAGAAAGCACAAATCTTCCAATAATAGCAACAATGACTTTTCAAGAAAATTTAAGGACTCTAACAGGTGCAGATGTAAGAACCTGCGTAACCTATCTTGAATCCCTCCACGTAGACATTTTGGGGTTTAACTGCGGTGGCTCGCTAAAAGAAGGCGAACAGTTAGCAGAACAATTTTTGCGATATTCACACACGCCTGTGCTAATTCAGCCAAATGCAGGCATTCCCATTGTGCAAAAAGGAAAAACCGTCTTTCTTGTAAAACCAGAAGAATTTGCTCAAAGTCAAAATAAAAATCGCCAAAAAGGTGCGGCACTTTTGGGCGGATGCTGCGGAACTACGCCTGCCCATATAAAATCGCTCGTAGAATTGATTAAGATAGAACAAGGTTTTTCATCGCCTGCTTTAAAAGAAGAAGACAGCACTTGCGTCTGCTCTTACAACCAGACGGTGCAGATAGGCGGAAACGCAGGACCTGTTATAGTTGGAGAGCGAATAAATCCAACTGGCAAAAAAAAGGTAAAAGAAGCTCTGCTCGCCTGCGACATGAACTTTGTCTTAGCAGAAGCGGAATCGCAGATAAACTGTGGTTCACAAATACTCGATGTAAACGTAGGACTTCCAGGAATTGACGAAAGCGAGATGATGATAAAAGCGATAAAAAAATTGCAGTCGGCTTTTTCAACTCCGCTACAGATAGACTCTTCTGAACCACAGGTAATCGAAAAAGCATTGCGCTATTACAACGGCAAAGCGTTAATCAACTCGGTAAATGGCAAACAAGAAGTGATGGACAGCATTTTTCCGCTTGTAAAACACTACGGTGGAGCGATAGTCTGCCTTTGCATAGACGAAAATGGAATTTCTCCAACGGCAGAAGGAAGAGCAGCTGTTGCACGAAAAATAATTAAAGAAGCGCACAAATATGGAATTCCGACAAGGGACATAGTTATAGACACTTTAACTTTAACGGTGAGTTCCCAGCAAAAAGAAGCGCTGCAAACCTGCAAGGCAATTTCAATATTAAAAGATGAATTTGGAAGCCAAGGTTTAAAATTCATCCTGGGGGTTTCTAACATAAGTTTTGGACTTCCACGAAGAGATATAATCAATTCTCGTTTTTTTGCAATGGCACTTTACAGCGGACTCGACGCCTGCATAATAAATCCGTTGAGTCAGCCTATGACCGAAACTTTTTACGGTTACAGAGCTCTTGCAAATTATGACGAAAACTGCCTCGACTACATTGCGCGCTACAACGGAACAAATGCACCATTGTATGGCGTTAGCGCAGACGACATAAAAAAAACTGGTGGTGAAATTCCACAAAACAAGGTGCAAACTTTATCTCCAAAAAGCGAATACACGAGTTTGCCAGAAAATTTAAGCAAGGATGAAAAAAATTTAATCGATGTGATATACAAAGGTTTTAAAGATCAGTCCGCTCCAATAACAAAAAAAATGCTGGAGGACAAAACGGAGCCTGTTTCAATAATCGATCGCTGCATAGTTCCTGCGTTGGATATGGTCGGAAAAGATTTTGAAAAAGGCACAAAATTCCTTCCGCAACTTTTATTGAGTGCCGAAACTGTAAGTTGTGCTTTTGAAGTTATAAAAAACTTTTTAAAAGAAAGCGGCAACGAGCAAAAATCAAAAGGAACAATCGCAATTGCAACTGTCTATGGCGACATTCACGATATAGGAAAAAACATCGTAAAAGCGATGCTCGAAAATTACGGCTTTGCAGTTATAGATTTGGGAAAAAATGTTCCCGCGGAAAAAATTCTGGAAACTGTATTACAAAATGATATAAAACTTGTGGGCTTAAGCGCACTTATGACTACGACAGTTACAAATATGGAAAAGACGATTATATTTTTGCGTTCTTCTTTAAAAGAAAAAGGAAAATCTGTTAAAATATTCGTAGGCGGTGCCGTTTTAACAGAAGATTATGCAGCACAGATTGGTGCTGACTATTATTCAAAAGATGCAATGCAGTCTGTGGCAATCGCCAAGGAAGTCTTTAATGGGTAA
- the metF gene encoding methylenetetrahydrofolate reductase [NAD(P)H] has protein sequence MKISEIISSKKVTISFEIFPPKKQDDFSTVKQSAMTLSATKPDFISITHGAGGSTNKNSATLAQTVQDSGTTALAHLTCIRSSKEQLLKTIEDFKTRGITNVLALRGDIPNDSFEGENLFPSGLFHASDLVSILKEQGFCVGGACYPEGHPESANRDLDIENLKHKVSAGVDFLTTQMIFDNDMLYSFLYRLQSANIRVPVLAGIMPITNANQVKRMVDLSNAYIPRKLLSFCDRFKNDKEAMKQAGIAYATDQIIDLISNGVRGIHIYTMNKPEIAQAILKNIDSIIKAVNA, from the coding sequence ATGAAAATCAGCGAAATCATATCTTCAAAAAAAGTTACAATCTCTTTCGAAATATTCCCCCCAAAAAAACAAGATGATTTTTCTACAGTAAAACAAAGTGCAATGACATTAAGTGCAACAAAACCAGACTTTATAAGCATAACACATGGGGCAGGAGGTTCTACAAACAAAAATTCTGCAACGCTTGCACAAACCGTTCAAGATTCAGGAACAACAGCCCTAGCTCACCTTACATGCATACGCTCATCAAAAGAACAACTATTAAAAACAATCGAAGACTTTAAAACTCGCGGCATTACAAATGTTTTGGCATTGAGAGGCGACATTCCAAACGATTCGTTTGAAGGCGAAAATCTATTCCCTTCAGGATTGTTCCATGCCTCAGATTTAGTTTCAATTTTAAAAGAACAGGGATTTTGCGTTGGAGGTGCTTGCTATCCAGAAGGACACCCGGAAAGCGCAAACAGAGATTTAGATATAGAGAATTTAAAACACAAAGTCTCCGCTGGAGTAGATTTTTTAACAACGCAGATGATTTTTGATAACGATATGCTCTATTCATTTTTATATCGTCTGCAAAGTGCAAACATAAGAGTTCCCGTTTTAGCCGGAATAATGCCAATCACAAATGCAAATCAAGTAAAACGCATGGTAGACCTTTCAAATGCGTACATACCGCGCAAATTGCTTTCGTTCTGCGACAGATTCAAAAACGACAAAGAAGCAATGAAGCAAGCAGGAATAGCCTACGCAACCGACCAGATAATCGACCTGATTTCAAACGGCGTCCGCGGAATCCACATATACACGATGAACAAACCAGAAATCGCCCAAGCAATCTTAAAAAACATAGATTCAATAATAAAAGCCGTCAACGCGTAA
- a CDS encoding NFACT RNA binding domain-containing protein, with the protein MSLNCNEIDLILQELDLKGSFIQEIVQPSFDSLALYTYKPSLPKTVFISLLAGECRLNEVKRKITKNEKPLRFNELLRSKLKGSRITDCKQINKDRIIKISLYREGTIFVMPRAQEKLAKKNTKNIEEESSEELDLYIRLWSGAANIFLCNKDGTILDCFYRRPAKHEVSGEKFKIDEIENQTQADKKSAKQAFQKFKVRDFLDLPENLSFNEKIDLFYSQANAKSSLKNLKEQAEKWYNTHKSRQTLALEKLENKRKEFCNSELWKNQGDLILSNSYIFTENPAQIADGYLECLDFQNQKTVRIKIDPKKSPHENASFYYEKYKKQANALEELEHDIALAKKTIEELEKQYSRMLKEENPVKLEQILRKSQKPKQQEKQERPGLSYQISGWTIFVGRDSSENDELLRHYVKGPDFWFHTRDYAGGYVFVKAQAGKTLPLELMLIAGNLAVYHSKARKNGEADLYYTQVKHLRRAKNGPKGLVLPSNEKNIHIKLDQTILRKLDDARL; encoded by the coding sequence ATGTCTTTAAATTGCAACGAAATAGATTTGATTTTACAGGAATTAGACTTAAAAGGCTCATTCATACAAGAGATAGTCCAACCGTCGTTTGATTCACTGGCTTTGTACACATACAAACCGTCTCTTCCAAAAACCGTTTTTATAAGCCTTCTGGCAGGCGAATGCAGATTGAACGAAGTTAAAAGAAAAATCACGAAAAACGAAAAACCGCTTCGCTTTAACGAACTTTTGCGTTCAAAATTAAAAGGTTCAAGAATAACCGACTGCAAGCAGATAAATAAGGACAGGATAATAAAAATTTCGCTCTACCGCGAAGGCACAATTTTTGTAATGCCGCGCGCACAGGAAAAATTAGCGAAAAAAAACACTAAAAATATCGAAGAAGAATCCAGCGAAGAATTAGACCTTTACATAAGGCTCTGGTCGGGTGCAGCAAACATATTTTTATGCAACAAAGATGGAACAATCCTCGACTGTTTTTACAGAAGACCTGCAAAACACGAAGTTTCTGGCGAAAAATTTAAAATCGATGAAATCGAAAATCAAACACAAGCCGACAAAAAATCAGCAAAACAAGCTTTCCAAAAATTTAAAGTGCGGGATTTTTTAGACCTGCCCGAAAATCTTTCGTTTAACGAAAAAATAGATCTGTTTTACAGCCAGGCCAATGCAAAATCATCATTAAAAAACCTAAAAGAGCAGGCAGAGAAATGGTACAACACACACAAAAGCCGCCAGACCTTAGCCTTAGAAAAATTAGAAAACAAGCGAAAAGAATTTTGCAACAGCGAATTATGGAAAAATCAGGGTGATTTAATCCTTTCAAATTCCTACATATTCACAGAAAATCCAGCGCAAATTGCAGACGGATATTTGGAATGCTTGGATTTTCAAAATCAAAAAACTGTGCGAATAAAGATTGATCCAAAAAAATCTCCTCACGAAAATGCTAGTTTTTATTACGAAAAATACAAAAAACAAGCAAATGCGCTGGAAGAACTTGAACACGACATTGCACTCGCAAAAAAAACGATAGAAGAACTTGAGAAACAGTATTCTAGAATGCTCAAAGAAGAAAATCCTGTAAAGTTGGAGCAGATTCTAAGAAAATCCCAAAAGCCAAAACAGCAGGAAAAACAAGAGCGTCCTGGGCTTTCCTACCAAATTAGTGGCTGGACAATTTTTGTTGGACGCGATTCAAGCGAAAACGATGAACTTTTGCGTCATTATGTAAAAGGTCCTGATTTTTGGTTTCACACGAGAGATTATGCTGGTGGCTATGTTTTTGTAAAAGCGCAAGCAGGAAAAACTCTCCCTTTGGAATTGATGCTCATTGCAGGAAATTTGGCAGTTTATCATTCTAAAGCACGAAAAAACGGTGAAGCAGATTTATATTACACACAGGTAAAGCATTTAAGGCGGGCAAAAAATGGCCCAAAGGGGTTGGTCTTACCTTCCAACGAAAAAAATATTCACATAAAACTTGATCAAACGATATTGCGAAAACTCGACGATGCAAGGCTTTGA
- a CDS encoding cyclic nucleotide-binding domain-containing protein, protein MKKVLTASSNKIVIDTVKNACKVYNNYFEADIYSDTEQIINYIDYQIPEIKVIDFSCADIDANRILSTIKEDPWLHFGGIIAVCSDRKTFEELEAKKDINIVSIQKIDDFAKHFKRLLRILWQNQQFLFNRGMQDLIGAEGNGSFVCGNDSIDIRFYTNFLVTYLYNANRISSEERFNLQMTLMELLTNALEHGNLEISYEDKTKWMKQGGDILQLIATRAKMPQFANRRIHISYSIGKSTSTFTIKDDGNGFDWRSRTKQASDTELHGRGINLSKQLVQKLSYNEKGNQVSFEIKNLRNSINNFPVMFKPFETIAYKNKQVVFRQNDPSNDLYFIVAGRFAVYSQKKLVSVLTPNDMFIGEMAFLLNDRRSATVVSVDDCKLIKIPKQAFLSLIRRNPHYGIFLSKMLAQRLVKQTSKTLALSKQLKEISENPN, encoded by the coding sequence TTGAAAAAGGTTTTGACCGCATCTTCTAATAAAATAGTTATAGACACTGTAAAAAATGCCTGCAAGGTTTACAACAATTACTTTGAGGCCGACATCTACAGCGATACAGAGCAGATTATAAACTACATAGACTATCAAATTCCAGAAATCAAAGTTATCGATTTTTCGTGTGCGGATATCGATGCAAATAGAATTCTTTCCACGATAAAAGAAGATCCTTGGCTGCACTTTGGCGGAATAATTGCGGTTTGCAGCGACAGAAAAACTTTTGAAGAATTAGAAGCAAAAAAAGATATAAACATAGTTTCCATTCAGAAAATAGACGATTTTGCAAAGCACTTTAAGCGATTGCTCAGAATTCTCTGGCAAAATCAGCAGTTTTTGTTTAACCGTGGGATGCAGGATTTAATTGGGGCAGAAGGAAACGGAAGCTTTGTTTGCGGTAACGATTCTATAGACATACGCTTTTACACAAATTTTTTGGTAACCTATCTGTACAACGCAAACCGCATTTCATCCGAAGAACGATTTAACTTGCAGATGACTTTGATGGAACTTTTGACAAATGCCTTGGAACACGGAAACCTTGAAATTTCATACGAAGATAAGACTAAATGGATGAAACAAGGTGGCGATATTTTGCAACTGATTGCCACACGAGCAAAAATGCCGCAATTTGCAAACAGGCGCATTCACATCTCATATTCTATTGGAAAATCTACTTCCACTTTTACGATTAAAGATGACGGCAACGGTTTTGACTGGAGAAGTAGAACAAAACAGGCTTCCGATACAGAACTTCACGGTAGAGGGATAAATCTTTCAAAACAACTAGTGCAAAAACTTTCTTATAATGAAAAAGGAAATCAGGTGAGTTTTGAAATTAAAAATCTTAGAAACTCCATAAATAACTTTCCGGTAATGTTTAAACCGTTTGAAACTATCGCTTACAAAAACAAGCAGGTTGTATTCAGGCAAAACGACCCAAGCAATGACCTTTACTTTATAGTCGCAGGAAGATTTGCTGTATATTCACAAAAAAAACTCGTTTCGGTGCTAACTCCAAACGATATGTTCATAGGCGAAATGGCGTTTCTTTTAAATGACCGCCGCTCTGCAACTGTAGTGAGCGTGGACGACTGCAAATTGATAAAAATTCCAAAACAGGCTTTTCTTTCTTTGATAAGGCGAAATCCTCACTATGGAATTTTTCTTTCTAAGATGCTCGCGCAGAGGCTTGTAAAACAGACTTCCAAAACGCTTGCACTTTCTAAACAACTAAAAGAAATCTCAGAAAATCCCAATTAA
- a CDS encoding adenylate kinase, which produces MNFIFLGPPGAGKGTLAKEAAKSFSIPHISTGDIFRENIKNGTELGKKAKAIIDAGGLVSDEITIDLVKDRLSKPDTKNGYILDGFPRTIPQAKALDEFASIDAAVNFDIADEAVVERLGGRLCCRDCGQMYHIKFNPPKIEGKCDKCGGELYTRDDDSAESIKNRLVVYRQSTAPLIDFYKDKGNLVNIDARPAPEKVLEEFKSKFAK; this is translated from the coding sequence ATGAATTTTATCTTTTTAGGTCCTCCAGGCGCTGGCAAGGGAACTTTGGCAAAGGAAGCCGCAAAATCTTTTAGCATTCCACACATTTCAACTGGCGACATATTCCGCGAAAACATTAAAAACGGAACCGAACTTGGAAAAAAAGCAAAGGCTATAATCGACGCTGGAGGTTTGGTTAGCGATGAAATAACGATTGACCTTGTAAAAGACAGGCTTTCTAAACCAGACACCAAAAACGGCTACATTTTGGACGGATTTCCGAGAACAATTCCTCAGGCTAAAGCATTGGACGAATTTGCAAGCATAGACGCCGCTGTAAATTTTGACATTGCAGACGAAGCTGTTGTAGAACGCTTGGGAGGAAGGCTTTGTTGCAGAGATTGCGGACAGATGTATCACATAAAATTTAATCCGCCAAAAATCGAAGGCAAATGCGACAAATGTGGTGGTGAACTTTATACTCGCGATGATGACAGTGCAGAAAGCATTAAAAATCGCCTTGTTGTTTACAGGCAGTCGACTGCACCGCTTATCGATTTTTATAAAGATAAAGGAAATTTGGTGAATATAGACGCTCGTCCTGCTCCTGAAAAAGTTTTGGAAGAGTTTAAATCAAAATTTGCAAAATAA
- a CDS encoding AAA family ATPase, whose amino-acid sequence MSDLFDASKLQKEPLAARLRPRNLDEFIGQDHIVGKGRLLRRAIAADQLTSVIFYGPPGCGKTTLAKVIANHTKSNFITLNAVLTGVAEIRTAIKQADDYFKLYSRHTILFVDEVHRWNKAQQDALLPWVENGTIILIGATTENPFFEVNKALVSRSRVFQLKPLTKEDLIKAAHFALSDLERGYGHWNVQFEEGALEHLVDTANGDARSLLNAIELAVETTPEKWDPYNANPLPPWGSTIKISKEVAEESIQKKVVLYDRDGDYHYDIISAFIKSLRGRDPDAAMYWLARMVKAGEDPHFIFRRMLISACEDTGLADPYAIGVVTSCADAFDRVGLPEGRYHLAHAALYLATCPKSNSSMAFFDALSSVEKDDAQVPNHLKDSSRDAEGFGHGEGYLYPHAYRDHWVAQQYLPSSLVGRVFYTPSQQGYEAKIREEVLSRREIQISMILQGLPPENSDTDSSWGMHPRPHFAEDFENPIGEWWINKAFDKNTTVKEENLTFTPTNQRKESALDRAEKAWRSRLDSNKAEILTTIRDAMIQLADLSRHTRSLIWNADDSLLLWEVSRKTPEGATAGLCFSQRGLEILEQYGRTLDNLDKPFLMLRPQSLQNYLNAEVFQKVLENYSENGIIFDRIFFRDPFASQDSADVLAYSFSKLSSTLVPKNMQVIISQKIPCKGQKISALIYNQILTESTRQSFSSILKKMEDAENDFFNDNENPLFNWNEKSIRKSFEDKGFSVRAASKVICEKRQITENEINRWFDVKSSSYGSTMNIALGEEDLNKIKNLLLSACQNTIFSWNSIIEFMSVSVIK is encoded by the coding sequence ATGAGTGATTTATTTGACGCTTCAAAACTGCAAAAAGAACCTCTTGCTGCTCGGCTTAGGCCTCGTAACCTTGACGAATTTATTGGGCAAGATCACATTGTTGGCAAAGGAAGGCTCTTACGCAGGGCTATTGCTGCCGACCAGCTTACTTCTGTCATATTCTATGGGCCTCCCGGTTGTGGCAAAACAACTCTGGCTAAAGTCATTGCAAATCATACAAAGTCAAATTTTATAACTTTAAATGCTGTCCTTACTGGTGTTGCAGAAATTCGCACGGCTATAAAACAGGCAGACGACTATTTTAAACTTTACAGCAGGCACACTATCCTTTTTGTCGATGAAGTTCACAGGTGGAATAAAGCTCAACAGGATGCGCTTCTTCCCTGGGTCGAAAACGGAACGATAATTCTGATTGGTGCAACGACAGAAAATCCGTTTTTTGAAGTAAACAAAGCGCTGGTTTCTCGAAGCAGGGTTTTTCAATTAAAACCGCTTACAAAAGAAGACCTCATAAAAGCGGCCCATTTTGCATTGAGCGATTTGGAACGCGGTTATGGGCACTGGAATGTTCAATTTGAAGAAGGTGCACTAGAACACCTTGTAGACACAGCAAATGGCGACGCTCGTTCTCTATTAAACGCAATTGAGCTTGCTGTAGAAACCACTCCTGAAAAATGGGATCCATACAATGCAAATCCTCTGCCACCGTGGGGAAGCACGATAAAAATTTCTAAAGAGGTTGCAGAAGAGTCGATTCAAAAAAAAGTTGTTCTATACGACAGGGACGGCGACTATCACTACGATATAATTTCTGCATTCATAAAATCTTTGCGAGGACGAGACCCAGACGCTGCAATGTACTGGCTTGCAAGGATGGTAAAAGCAGGCGAAGATCCTCATTTTATATTCAGGAGAATGTTAATTTCTGCCTGCGAAGATACAGGTCTTGCAGACCCTTATGCTATAGGAGTTGTAACAAGCTGTGCAGACGCTTTTGACAGGGTTGGCTTACCCGAAGGACGCTATCACTTAGCGCACGCGGCTTTGTATCTTGCAACCTGCCCAAAGTCAAATTCGAGCATGGCATTTTTTGATGCACTTTCGAGCGTGGAAAAAGACGACGCACAAGTTCCTAATCATCTAAAAGACTCCAGCAGAGATGCAGAAGGTTTTGGTCACGGCGAAGGCTATCTTTATCCGCATGCGTACCGCGACCACTGGGTTGCTCAGCAATATTTGCCTTCGAGCCTTGTTGGCAGAGTTTTTTATACGCCGTCGCAACAAGGATACGAAGCAAAAATACGAGAAGAAGTTTTAAGCAGGCGAGAGATTCAAATCTCTATGATTTTGCAAGGCTTACCTCCAGAAAACAGCGATACGGATTCTTCTTGGGGAATGCATCCTCGTCCACATTTTGCAGAAGATTTTGAAAATCCAATAGGCGAATGGTGGATAAACAAAGCTTTTGATAAAAACACGACTGTAAAAGAAGAAAATCTAACTTTTACTCCCACAAATCAAAGAAAAGAAAGCGCTTTAGATAGAGCAGAAAAAGCTTGGCGGAGCAGACTTGACTCCAATAAAGCAGAAATTTTAACAACTATCCGCGATGCAATGATTCAACTTGCAGACTTAAGTCGCCATACTAGAAGCCTAATATGGAACGCAGACGATTCCCTTTTGCTTTGGGAAGTCAGCAGGAAAACTCCAGAAGGAGCAACAGCAGGTTTGTGCTTTAGCCAAAGGGGGCTTGAAATTTTAGAGCAATACGGAAGAACTTTGGACAATCTCGACAAGCCTTTTCTTATGTTGCGCCCACAGTCTTTGCAAAACTACTTAAACGCAGAAGTGTTCCAAAAAGTTTTAGAAAATTACAGTGAAAACGGAATAATCTTTGATAGGATTTTTTTTAGAGACCCTTTTGCAAGCCAGGATAGTGCCGATGTTTTAGCTTATTCGTTTTCAAAACTTTCCAGTACGCTTGTACCTAAAAATATGCAGGTTATAATCTCGCAGAAGATTCCTTGTAAAGGACAAAAAATTTCTGCTTTGATTTACAACCAGATTCTTACAGAAAGCACAAGGCAGAGTTTTTCTTCGATTCTAAAAAAAATGGAAGATGCTGAAAACGATTTTTTTAACGACAACGAAAATCCACTTTTTAACTGGAATGAAAAATCTATACGCAAATCATTTGAAGATAAGGGATTTTCTGTAAGAGCTGCTTCTAAGGTTATATGCGAAAAAAGACAGATAACCGAAAACGAAATAAACCGTTGGTTTGACGTAAAATCATCTTCGTATGGAAGCACCATGAATATTGCTCTTGGCGAAGAAGATTTAAATAAAATAAAAAACCTTTTGCTTTCTGCTTGCCAGAACACGATATTCTCGTGGAATTCTATAATTGAGTTTATGAGCGTTTCTGTGATAAAGTAA
- a CDS encoding TP0733 family outer membrane beta-barrel protein, whose translation MKKILLLLCSALFMMNYAFSQNSSTDDEEKSGFSAEYKMNEPGDQFINIGLMVTFPLNFGGTFPLYRDGQLSTGGAGLIGYHRFITSNFAVGFDISFGYNPTIGQNMFTYVPFTFCFTYQPTYKRFEFPISLGVGAAVESYLNRTYFPGFVLKPELGIFYRVTPSWSFGTKGNYLYMPQWYSDSSKNDVGYFSSIVVAARYHF comes from the coding sequence ATGAAAAAAATACTACTTCTGCTCTGCTCTGCTTTATTTATGATGAATTATGCATTTTCTCAAAATTCATCTACAGACGATGAAGAAAAAAGCGGCTTTTCTGCTGAATATAAGATGAACGAACCTGGCGACCAGTTTATAAACATTGGGTTAATGGTAACATTTCCGCTAAACTTTGGAGGAACTTTTCCGCTGTATAGAGATGGTCAACTTTCCACTGGTGGAGCAGGCTTGATAGGCTACCACAGATTTATAACTTCAAACTTTGCAGTGGGTTTTGATATAAGTTTTGGCTATAATCCTACGATAGGACAGAACATGTTCACTTATGTGCCTTTTACATTTTGCTTTACATACCAGCCAACCTACAAGAGATTTGAATTCCCAATTTCGCTTGGAGTTGGAGCCGCTGTGGAAAGTTATCTGAACAGAACTTATTTTCCAGGATTTGTGCTAAAACCTGAATTAGGAATTTTTTACAGAGTAACGCCGAGTTGGTCTTTCGGGACAAAAGGAAATTATCTCTATATGCCACAGTGGTATAGCGATTCTTCAAAAAACGATGTGGGTTATTTTTCTTCTATTGTAGTAGCAGCTCGCTACCATTTCTAA